A genomic segment from Truepera sp. encodes:
- a CDS encoding sugar ABC transporter permease, which produces MKLHGDRVTAFLMLLPSLILLAIFVYGFIGRTAYVSTTDWGSNPAQALALEPQLEPVGAANYVGLFTSRFNARFRQDLVNTFFFTLFFLVGCLGLGLGLAILLDQRVRGEAVFRTIFLFPFALAFIVTGTIWRWMLQPQGGLNVLPTLVGLPKLELPWLTTRQQVWRFDWRHLPAYLAVIVALVLLIFAWRAWRNQRRGRGATLGVVALALGVWGGFGAPGLTFLPYSELHGFNVAFIGIVLAAVWQMSGYTMALYLAGLRGVPEELREAARSDGASEWQLYRHVILPLLGPITLSAMIILGHISLKIFDLIWAMAGSDNAVTDVPALLMYLRTFRGNQFAEGAAIAMVLLVMVAAVIVPYLWTSLRSEVRR; this is translated from the coding sequence GTGAAGCTCCACGGCGACCGCGTGACGGCTTTCCTGATGCTCTTGCCCTCGCTCATCTTGTTGGCGATCTTCGTTTACGGCTTCATCGGGCGCACCGCCTACGTGTCGACCACCGACTGGGGCAGCAACCCGGCGCAGGCGCTCGCCCTCGAGCCGCAACTCGAGCCCGTCGGCGCGGCCAACTACGTGGGGCTCTTCACCTCGCGCTTCAACGCGCGGTTCCGCCAGGACCTCGTCAACACCTTCTTTTTCACGCTGTTCTTCCTCGTCGGCTGCCTCGGCCTCGGCCTCGGCCTCGCCATCCTGCTCGACCAGCGGGTGCGCGGGGAGGCCGTGTTCCGCACCATCTTCCTATTTCCATTCGCCCTGGCGTTCATCGTCACGGGCACCATCTGGCGCTGGATGCTCCAGCCGCAGGGCGGCCTGAACGTCCTGCCGACGCTCGTCGGGCTGCCTAAGCTCGAGCTGCCGTGGCTCACCACCAGGCAACAGGTGTGGCGCTTCGACTGGCGGCACCTCCCCGCCTACCTCGCCGTGATCGTCGCGCTGGTGTTGCTGATCTTCGCCTGGCGGGCGTGGCGCAACCAGCGCCGCGGGCGCGGGGCGACCCTCGGCGTGGTGGCGCTGGCGCTCGGCGTCTGGGGCGGCTTCGGGGCCCCCGGCCTCACGTTCCTGCCTTACAGCGAGCTGCATGGCTTCAACGTCGCGTTCATAGGCATCGTGTTGGCGGCGGTGTGGCAGATGTCCGGTTACACGATGGCGCTCTACTTGGCGGGCCTGCGCGGCGTGCCCGAGGAGCTGCGCGAGGCGGCGCGGAGCGACGGCGCCAGCGAGTGGCAGCTCTACCGCCACGTCATCCTCCCGCTGCTAGGGCCCATCACGCTGTCGGCAATGATCATCCTGGGCCACATCAGCCTCAAGATCTTCGACCTCATCTGGGCCATGGCGGGTTCCGACAACGCCGTCACCGACGTGCCCGCGCTGCTCATGTACCTCCGCACCTTCCGCGGCAACCAGTTCGCCGAGGGCGCGGCCATCGCCATGGTGCTGCTGGTCATGGTGGCGGCCGTCATCGTGCCGTACCTGTGGACGAGCCTGCGGAGCGAGGTGCGGCGATGA
- a CDS encoding carbohydrate ABC transporter permease — protein sequence MSLTTLPRIQKRRSPWRPVVYLLLVLATIFYLLPIYLVLVTALKEATDIQLATTWNLPNPWSWGSFVTAWQAFAPKLRNSLVLAVFATVGSAMLGSLNGYVLSKWRFPGAGIVFPLMLFGMFIPYQAILIPLFQFLKSVGLYGSIWGLILTHIVYGLPITTLIFRNFYAEIPDEMLEAAKIDGSGFFGIYARIMFPLSVSGFVVVIIWQFTQIWNEFLFAVTLTNQASQPITVALAQLAGGEAVKWNLPMAGAILAALPTLLIYIVLGRYFIRGLLAGSVKG from the coding sequence ATGAGCCTCACCACGCTGCCCCGGATCCAGAAGCGCCGCAGCCCCTGGCGGCCCGTCGTCTACCTCCTCCTCGTGTTGGCGACCATCTTCTACCTCCTGCCCATCTACCTCGTGCTGGTGACGGCCCTCAAGGAGGCTACCGACATCCAACTCGCGACCACCTGGAACCTGCCCAACCCCTGGAGCTGGGGCAGCTTCGTCACCGCCTGGCAGGCGTTCGCCCCGAAGCTGCGGAACTCGCTGGTGCTGGCCGTCTTCGCGACGGTCGGCTCCGCCATGCTGGGCTCCTTGAACGGCTACGTGCTCTCTAAGTGGCGCTTCCCCGGCGCCGGCATCGTCTTCCCTCTCATGCTCTTCGGCATGTTCATCCCCTACCAGGCGATCCTCATCCCGCTCTTCCAGTTCCTCAAGAGCGTGGGGCTCTACGGGAGCATCTGGGGCCTCATCCTCACCCATATCGTCTACGGCCTGCCGATCACGACCCTCATCTTCCGCAACTTCTACGCCGAGATCCCCGACGAGATGCTCGAGGCCGCCAAGATCGACGGGTCGGGCTTCTTCGGCATCTACGCCCGCATCATGTTCCCGCTGTCGGTGTCGGGCTTCGTGGTGGTGATCATCTGGCAGTTCACCCAGATCTGGAACGAGTTCCTGTTCGCCGTCACGCTCACGAACCAGGCGTCGCAGCCGATCACCGTGGCGCTCGCGCAGCTTGCGGGGGGCGAGGCGGTGAAGTGGAACCTGCCCATGGCCGGGGCGATCCTGGCGGCCCTACCGACCCTCCTCATCTACATCGTGCTGGGCCGCTACTTCATCCGCGGGCTCCTGGCGGGCTCGGTGAAGGGATGA
- a CDS encoding UDP-glucose--hexose-1-phosphate uridylyltransferase, with amino-acid sequence MADPTLEPARFDLEKHPHRRYNALSGDWVLVSPHRTERPWQGKVAAAGERRPEYDPTCYLCPGNERAGGVRNPQYTETFVFENDFAALLPDTPAARADGLLRFESVRGECRVLCFSPRHDLTLALMNPSQLRTVVDLWVAQQRELQERWRWVQIFESKGEIVGASNPHPHGQIWASDFLPVEVAKEDDRQRRYFEAHGSPLLIDYARLEAERGERVVTQNEHWLVVVPFWAYWPFEALVLPRRAVARLTDLSDEERDALASVLKIMFVKFDNLFETSFPYCSGWHGAPSGTGGAHWQLHAHYYPPLLRSASVQKFVASYEWLAEAQRDLTPEGAAARLREQSGRHYLEAPAGR; translated from the coding sequence TTGGCTGACCCGACGCTCGAGCCGGCGAGGTTCGACCTCGAGAAACATCCGCACCGCCGCTACAACGCGCTCTCGGGTGACTGGGTGCTCGTCTCGCCGCACCGCACAGAGCGGCCCTGGCAGGGCAAGGTAGCCGCGGCCGGCGAGCGGCGCCCCGAGTACGACCCGACCTGTTACCTCTGCCCGGGCAACGAGCGGGCGGGGGGCGTGAGGAACCCACAGTACACCGAGACGTTCGTCTTCGAGAACGACTTCGCGGCCCTGCTGCCGGACACGCCCGCCGCCCGCGCTGACGGGCTCCTCCGGTTCGAGTCGGTGCGGGGCGAGTGCCGCGTCCTGTGCTTCTCGCCGCGCCACGACCTCACGCTCGCCCTCATGAACCCGTCCCAGCTACGCACCGTCGTCGACCTCTGGGTGGCGCAGCAGCGCGAGCTGCAGGAGCGCTGGCGCTGGGTGCAGATCTTCGAGAGCAAGGGCGAGATCGTGGGGGCAAGCAACCCACACCCGCACGGGCAGATCTGGGCGAGTGACTTCCTACCGGTGGAGGTGGCCAAGGAGGACGACCGGCAACGGCGCTACTTCGAGGCGCACGGCTCGCCGCTGCTCATCGACTACGCGCGGCTCGAGGCCGAGCGCGGCGAGCGGGTGGTGACCCAGAACGAGCACTGGTTGGTCGTCGTTCCCTTCTGGGCCTACTGGCCCTTCGAGGCGTTGGTGCTGCCGCGCAGGGCGGTGGCGCGCCTCACCGACCTCTCCGACGAGGAGCGGGACGCCCTCGCGAGCGTCCTGAAGATCATGTTCGTCAAGTTCGACAACCTTTTCGAGACGTCGTTCCCCTACTGCTCCGGCTGGCACGGCGCGCCGTCGGGTACGGGTGGGGCGCACTGGCAGCTCCACGCTCACTACTACCCGCCCCTGTTGCGAAGCGCCAGCGTCCAGAAGTTCGTCGCGTCTTACGAGTGGCTGGCGGAGGCGCAGCGCGACCTCACCCCCGAGGGTGCCGCGGCCAGGCTCCGCGAGCAATCGGGGCGGCACTACCTCGAGGCGCCGGCGGGCCGATGA
- a CDS encoding ABC transporter substrate-binding protein — MRKALVLLATLVLSAAFAQNSVEIFSWWAGDEGPALEALIKQYETDHPGVEVINATVTGGSGVNARAVLKTRMLGGDPPDSFQVHAGQELIGTWVVADRMEDLTSLFKEQGWLTAFPQGLLDLISTDKGIWSVPVNIHRSNVLWYVPANLEKWGVTVPADWNEFVTTTCPALRTAGVTPLVIGENWTVQHLWESVAVAEMGPDGWRGLWDGSVAFDSPEAQAVWETFDKVLACTNADFTGLSWQQATDRVANGQAAFNVMGDWAAGYMATTLGLEPGTGFAWAASPGTDGVFILLADSFGLPKGAPDRDNALAWLELVGSKKGQDIFNPLKGSISPRLDSDLSKYNAYGKSAAADYQSDTQVGSLVHGAVANETFMSDFATVMETFLSNRDAAEAASLAAELAGRAHIGN; from the coding sequence ATGCGAAAGGCACTCGTCCTATTGGCGACGCTTGTACTCTCGGCAGCGTTCGCGCAGAACTCCGTCGAGATCTTCTCGTGGTGGGCCGGCGATGAAGGTCCGGCCTTGGAAGCACTGATCAAGCAGTACGAAACGGACCACCCGGGCGTCGAGGTCATCAACGCCACCGTTACCGGCGGCTCCGGCGTGAACGCCCGCGCGGTCCTCAAGACCCGGATGCTGGGGGGCGACCCGCCCGACTCCTTCCAGGTCCATGCCGGCCAGGAACTGATCGGCACGTGGGTCGTCGCCGATCGCATGGAGGACCTCACGAGCCTCTTCAAGGAGCAGGGGTGGCTGACGGCCTTCCCGCAAGGGCTCCTCGACCTCATCTCCACGGATAAGGGCATCTGGAGCGTCCCCGTCAACATCCACCGCTCGAACGTGCTGTGGTACGTGCCGGCCAACCTCGAGAAGTGGGGCGTCACGGTTCCAGCCGACTGGAACGAGTTCGTGACCACCACGTGCCCGGCCCTACGCACGGCCGGCGTCACCCCGCTCGTGATTGGCGAGAACTGGACCGTCCAGCACCTGTGGGAGTCCGTTGCGGTCGCCGAGATGGGTCCGGACGGCTGGCGCGGCCTGTGGGACGGCTCGGTCGCCTTCGATAGTCCCGAGGCCCAAGCGGTCTGGGAGACCTTCGACAAGGTCCTCGCTTGCACCAACGCCGACTTCACCGGCCTCTCCTGGCAGCAGGCCACGGACCGCGTGGCTAACGGCCAGGCGGCCTTCAACGTGATGGGCGACTGGGCGGCCGGCTACATGGCCACCACGCTCGGCCTCGAGCCCGGCACGGGCTTCGCCTGGGCCGCCTCGCCCGGCACCGACGGGGTGTTCATACTGCTCGCAGACTCCTTCGGCCTGCCGAAGGGCGCCCCCGACCGCGACAACGCCTTGGCCTGGCTCGAGCTGGTCGGCTCGAAGAAGGGGCAAGACATCTTCAACCCCCTCAAGGGCTCCATCTCGCCGCGCCTCGATAGCGACCTCTCGAAGTACAACGCCTACGGCAAGTCTGCGGCCGCCGACTACCAGAGCGACACCCAGGTGGGCTCGCTCGTGCACGGCGCCGTTGCCAACGAGACGTTCATGAGCGATTTCGCGACCGTCATGGAGACGTTCCTGAGCAACCGTGACGCGGCCGAGGCCGCCAGCCTCGCCGCCGAGCTTGCGGGGCGTGCTCACATCGGTAACTAG
- a CDS encoding galactokinase family protein, giving the protein MSDLAGVLGAFRERFGGEPEVVVRAPGRVNLIGEHTDYNDGFVLPMAIDRTMWVALRPRSDRSVRVHALDFGASGTFELDGLERGEGWLEYVKGVAWALQEAGYSLAGWEGVLGGNVPLGSGLSSSAAVELATLRAFHEVSGFPWDEEEMARLGQRAENGWVGANTGIMDQLISAAGREGYALLIDCRTLATEPVTLPPNTAVVVMDTATRHSHTDSGYNERRARRRRATTGCRRCATSPSSGSKPGPPASPSRSTGVPGTW; this is encoded by the coding sequence ATGAGCGACTTAGCGGGCGTCTTAGGCGCCTTCCGCGAACGGTTCGGCGGCGAGCCCGAGGTGGTGGTGCGGGCGCCCGGGCGCGTCAACCTCATCGGCGAGCACACCGACTACAACGACGGCTTCGTGTTGCCCATGGCTATCGACCGCACGATGTGGGTCGCGCTGCGGCCCCGTTCCGATCGCAGCGTGCGGGTCCATGCCCTCGACTTCGGCGCGTCGGGAACCTTCGAGCTGGATGGCCTGGAGCGGGGAGAGGGCTGGCTCGAGTACGTGAAGGGCGTCGCCTGGGCGCTGCAGGAGGCGGGTTACTCGCTGGCGGGCTGGGAAGGCGTCCTCGGCGGCAACGTTCCGCTCGGCTCCGGCCTCTCGAGCTCGGCGGCCGTGGAGCTCGCCACGCTGAGGGCCTTCCACGAGGTGTCGGGCTTCCCCTGGGACGAGGAGGAGATGGCGCGCCTCGGCCAGCGTGCCGAGAACGGCTGGGTCGGGGCCAACACCGGCATCATGGACCAACTGATCTCGGCGGCGGGCCGCGAGGGGTACGCCCTGCTCATAGACTGCCGGACGCTCGCGACCGAGCCGGTCACGCTGCCGCCGAACACGGCCGTGGTGGTCATGGACACGGCCACCCGCCACTCTCACACCGACTCCGGCTACAACGAGCGGCGGGCGAGGCGGCGGCGAGCCACTACCGGGTGCCGGCGTTGTGCGACCTCACCCTCGAGCGGCTCGAAGCCGGGGCCGCCGGCCTCCCCGAGCCGGTCTACCGGCGTGCCCGGCACGTGGTGA